TCGAGGGCGAAGATCCGAACCAAAAAATGCCTCCCCGCTCCGCCCCGAAAAACCGGTTCGACGCAACAACCACCCTGTGCAGAATCTCGTCCAGATCGGCGCCGGGTTCCAAGCCCTGGATCATCTCCATGTATGATTCCAGAATTCTGTCATGCTGTTCGATGGAGATGGCCATGTCGCTTTTGATGACCAGGAGGTGCCTCAAATCATCCGGATAATAAACATCGCCGTAACCTGAAAATCCCTTCCAGGCCTTCTGTGCCAGCACGCGCGCCTTCTCCTTTTCCCCTTTCCGTATTTTCAGACGGACCATTTCGATTCTTGTTTTTGCCAGTTGAATCGGATCGCCCGATTGTTTCAAATAGGCTTCGCTGCGATCAAGATCCTTCTCGATGGCATCGTCATTTTCCCCTCCTGCGCTGGCATCCCTGGCTCTGAGCCTCAGTGCTACTCCGCGCAAATGAAGGTTCGGTCCACGCATGATGCTGTCCAGTTCGTTCTGATAATCGAGCGGAGCGATCAGCACCAATCCCTGCTTCTTCAGATCGTAAATCATCTCGATCCACATGGGCGAAGCATACTGATGAATCAGACCGGCAGGAGCGCCTTCCTGCGCCACCTCTTCAATTTTTTCCTTTGCTTCGTGGATTCGGCCTTCCAGGTAATCGTGGTAGGCGACGCCCCCTTTTGCAAAATACTTTGCCAGGGCATTGCCACGAACTGTTGCTTCCTGTAGAGCCCCGGATAAATGAAAGAAGGCCTCTCTCCTTTTGTTCATCATCAGGAGAATGATGCCGAGAACGGAACGCAGGGTAACTGCCAGTGATTCAGCGGATCTGTCCAAGGCAAGGCGCCGGTAGTAATCGATCGTCCCGATCGCTTCGTGATACTGTCCCATGAAAGCCGAGCAATAGCCCAGCCACATGGGCCCCGAAGGATTGATGGCCGAACGGGACCACTCTTCCGTTTCGTAAACGCTCACGGCTGTTTCAAAATATCGTTTTGCTTCCGGGAATATCCCCTGAAGGAAATAATACAGGCCGATAAATTCCGAAGCTCTCGACAGGATGTCTTCATCACCCAGATTTTCGACTTCATCCTTGCCGGCCTTAAAGTATTCCATGGCCAATAATCTTTGTTCGGCAAAATAGAATAGTCTGCCGAGATGTAGATTGATCAAGGCCTTTGACCGACGGTCCCCGGAACGGTCTGCCACGGAATTTGCAGTCTGCAGAATCTTCATGGCGTCATTGAAGCCCTGTCCAAGATTGAAACAGAGATTTGAAAACTCAAGGCTGGCAGCGATCAATACCTTGTCGCTCTCTGCATCTTGCGGGTGCGACAGGAGACGTGCCAGGGTCTTTTTATAAGGCGCCAGAAGGCTCTTGCCGGCACCATCTGACACTTCTTTCCGGGTACTGCGATATTTCCGTTCATCCGCCTGGGATGGTCCGGACGCTTTGTCCTGCTTGTCCTGTCTCACGACACCCATGTGTCACCTCCTGTCGGACGGTCTTTTCCATCATACTGCATTCCTGTCAAGAGATGAATGACGACATATTGCCATATCGTGACCATATATTGCCTTACGATACGCCTTCCTGTTTATATTAATCAATATTATCTGCACATTACATAATTAATGTTTCGGTACAATCGTTGCTGTTATCCCTGTCGACTACATATCGAAGGAGTCAGCTTATGAGGAATGTCTACATCATTGGAACCGGAATGAACAAATTCGGGCACTATCCCGAGGGAGCCGTTCGTTCCATGGCGGAAGATGTTGTCGGCATGGCCCTCAAGGACGCAGGACTGGGGAAGAAGGATATTCAGGCCGGATTTTTCTCCAATACGTTCTGGGGCATGTTCGACAATCAGCATTCCATCCGGGGACAGGTGGTGTTTCGATCCATTGGCATCGACAAGATCCCTGTCACCAACGTTGAGAACGCCTGTGCCGGGGCGTCTACAGCTCTCCACCTGGCCTGCACGGGAATCATGGCAGACATGTACGACGTGGCGATTGCCGTTGGATCGGAGAAAATCACCAACCCCGACAAGCTCAAGTCACTTTCCGCGTATGCCTTTTGTATGGACGTGGGAAACTTTGAGCAACACATCAAGATGATTATGGATATCGGGAAGTCATTTCGGATCGAGATTCCAGAGGACAAGTCCGCTCCCGGGAAAGGCAGGAGCATCTTCATGGACGCCTATGCAACCGGGGCACGCTGGCACATGGACCGGTTCGGAACCACCCAGAGACAATTTGCCGTCGTCGCGTCCAAGAACCACTTCCACAGTTCTCTCAACCCACTGGCCCAATACCAGATACCCATGACCGTCGAGGAGGTCATGGCCGACGTCCCCGTGGCCTATCCCCTGACCCGGTCCATGTGTGCACCGGTCGGCGATGGAGCGGCCGCGGCCATCGTCTGCTCTGAACGATTCCTGAAGAAGCTGGCGGGCGCCCGCCCGGTGAAAATTCGCGCTTCCGTTCTCGGTCAGGGGTCGAACCGGGACCTGGATGGCGAAGACATCGGCGAACGGTTGTCCAGGCAGGCTTACGCTCTCGCCGGCCTGGGACCCGATGACATCGATGTGGCGGAGCTTCATGACGCCACAGCCTATGGAGAGCTTCACCAGACCGAAGCGATGGGATTCTGCCCGATAGGACAGGGCGGGCCTTATGCAGAATCCGGTGAGACAACCCTGGGTGGGAAGAAACCCATCAATCCCAGCGGAGGCCTGGAGTCACGCGGCCATCCCATTGGAGCATCGGGACTGGCTCAGATTCATGAACTGGTTCTTCAACTGCGGGAGGATGCCGGAAAACGGCAGGTCGAAGGGGCTCGTCTGGCACTGGCCGAAAACGGCGGCGGGAACATCGGGGTCGAAGAGGCCGCCATGTGCATCCATATCCTCGAAAAAACCTGAATATGATCGAAGCGGTCCGAGAAAAGGAACCCGCGGTTCCTTCATGATGCATCGCTGCATTCGGACTCACGCCGAAACCGGCATCATCGCAAAGCCAACCATAGGAGGTCATTGACATGATCGATACCATGCAAACATCTCAATATCTTGCAATCAACACGTTGAGAAAACACCGGGATCGGATCTTTACAGACCGGGAGGGGTTGACGCTTCATTACAGTGACATTGAAAAGGCCTCGAATCGCGTGGCCAACGGTATCCGTGCATGCGGGTACGGCCCGGGTGACCGCATCGCCGTGGTCATGCCCAACAGTGTACACTATGCCGTGGCGGATTTCGGGATCTACAAATCAGGCGCGGCACTTGTGCCCATGAACATGATGATCAGCCCGGACGACATCGCTTTTGTTCTCAAGGACGCGGGGGTCAGGATGATATTCGTCGATGCGTCCCATGCAGAAAAAATTCGATCCATGCAGAGCAGTCTGCCGCAACTGAAGGATATCATCGTCGTGGACGGTCCTGCGGGGGATGGAATGCTTGGATGGGAGGACTTCAAGGCGAAATATCCCGATACCGCCGTGAGCACGACCGCCGGCGAGGACCACGATGCGCTGATTATCTACACGGGCGGAACGACGGGCAAATCAAAAGGCGTCGTACACAACCAGAAAAGCCTTTATTTCGACATCCTGGCCCATGTCGTTGAACTGCCCTTCGTGCCCGACGACAAGGTTCTCATCGTGACGCCCATGTCCCATGCCACCGGCTGGCTCCTGTTTGCCGGCTGTGTCCGGGGCACAAGCTTTGCCATCGAGAAGAGCTTCGACCTGGTGCGCCTCCTGGAAATCATCGAGAAAGAAAAGATCACCATGATGATGATGGTGCCCACGATCATCTACATTTTCCTCGACATCATGAAGGCGAAACCCTCCGACGTCAGTTCGCTGCGGGTACTCGGGTATGGCGCAGCACCGATTTCGGACGCCCGCCTGGCCGAGGCGATCAAGGTCTTCGGCCCGATTTTCTACCAGAAATACGGCCTCGTCGAATGCCCGAACATGATCACGACCCTTTCTGTAGCAGACCATATCAAGGCCCTGGAAAAACCGGCCATCCTCCAGAGCTGCGGACGTCCGGACGTCATGGTGTCGCTCAGGATCGTCGATGAAGCCGGCCAGGAGGTGCCGGTCGGGCAGGTCGGCGAGATCATTGTGAAGGCGCCGTACGTAATGAATTCTTATCTGAATCAGCCGGAACTCACTGCCGAAACGCTGAAGGACGGCTGGCTCCATACGGGTGACATGGGGCGGGTGGATGAGGAAGGCTACGTCTATATCCTGGATCGGAAAAAGGACATGATCATCAGTGGCGGCATGAACGTCTTTCCGGCGGAAGTCGAGGATCTGATTCGCAAGCATCCCAAGGTAAAGGAAGTATCTGTCATCGGGATTCCCGATGACTACTGGGGCGAAGCCGTCACGGCATGCATCGTGCCTGATGGAGAAGCTACCGAAGACGAGATCAAGGCATTCTGCAAGGGCAAGGTTGCCAAGTACGCCCAGCCCAAGAAGGTCGTTTTCATGGACGTACTGCCGAAAACCATCCTCGGCAAGATCGACAAAAAGGTCCTGCGAGAGCCTTACTGGGAAGGAAAGGCCCGCCGGGTATAGTACAGGAAGAATATCATGAGTGACGGGCGGCCCCTGGGAATCCACGTTTTCCCAGGGGCTGCTTGATTTCTGCATGGAATAACAAAATTGGCAACCGTTGCCGCAGAAAATATAACCAGGGTGTGATATAGGAGGCAGCAGCCGGTACATAAAAGGAGCAGGTCATGTTTCGACGAAACACAATGATTGTGCTGATCCTGGTTACGATCATACCGGGCCTGGTTTTCACCGCTTCGGCATTCGCCGGTCTTTCCTGCAGCGATGTCAACCGCGACAATCCGAACTATCATGACAACATGGACATGCTCGCAGAGCGGGCGAAATTGCCCGACAATTCATGGAATCGATACCATGAAGACGTCGTTCGTGCATTGTGCGGCGGCAACGTCAAAGACATCGACGGGCTGATCGATTCCGGTTTCGTGAAACCCGGGGAAGCTCGAGACATCGCCAGGACACTCGGCAAGGCCTACCAGCCGAAGAAACGGTCCGAAGCCGGGAAACGTTACGGCGACTCAAGGATAAAGTTCGCGGAGATGGGAGCCTGCAACGCCTGCGCGGACAACATCGCGCAACACTATACGAAGAAGCCCCACTCTCCGTGCGGCAGACTGGCGAAGCAGGCCCTGGAGGGAAATCCCTCCGCCATCAAGAAGTTAGTGGCTTTCCCGGATTTTTGCCAGTGGAAGTATTGAACGACGAACAGAGAGCGGCAGTGGGAAATAAGTCTGCACCCGGACGGGGAGCATTCCGGAAATGAAACACAGATACATCCTGGCAGCCATCATTTTCACCCTTGGACTGAGCGCCTATTTCTTCGCTTCTTTTTATAACGAAGCCAAACAGGACGCGATCAAGAACGTCAACAACGAGCAATGGATTCAGGCAGGACATGCCGCACGCGGGATCGAAGACTCTTTTACCGGCTGGACGCGCCTCCTGACCTCCATTTCCTCGGCGAAATCCATCATACACTTCGATAAGCGGGCGGAGAGAAGCTTTGAATTCCTTTATAAGGCTAATCAGGATAAATTCCGGGCGATTACACGCCTGGATGCAAAGGGCAGGATTGTCTATACATACCCTTTCGATTCCGCCGTGATCGGGAAAGACATCTCCGGGCAGACGCATGTCCGCGAACTGATGGCCACCCGCAAGCCCGTCATCAGCGATGTATTCCTGGCTTTACAGGGATATCGCGCCATTGCCCTCCATGTCCCCGTCTTTCGGAATCATGCCTACGACGGTTCAATCGGCATCACCATCAATTTCGAGGCACTGGCCAAGCGCTACCTGGAGAACATCCGGGTCGGGAACACCGGCTATGCCTGGGTCGTCAGCAGGGACGGCACGGAGCTCTACTGCCCGGTACCCGGGCACATCGGGAATTCCGTCTTCGAGAACTGCAGCGATTTTCCCTCCATCCTGGTGATGGCGGAGAAAATGCTCAAGGGCGAGCAGGGCACGACCACCTACACGTTTGACAAAATCCGCGGCAGTCAGGTGGAGAGTGTCAGGAAACATGCCGTCTACATGCCCATCAGGCTTGGGAACACATTCTGGTCCATCGTCGTCGCCTCGTCGGAAGACGAGATCATCGCTTCGCTGGAGAGTTTTCGGAATAAGCTTTTCATGGTTATCGGACTCCTGCTTCTTGGCGGAGTCCTGTTTTCCTATTACGGCTTCAGGGCCTGGTTCATCCTGGAGGAGGAAAAGAAGCGGCACCAGACGGAAGAGGCATT
This window of the Syntrophales bacterium genome carries:
- a CDS encoding sigma-54-dependent Fis family transcriptional regulator — protein: MGVVRQDKQDKASGPSQADERKYRSTRKEVSDGAGKSLLAPYKKTLARLLSHPQDAESDKVLIAASLEFSNLCFNLGQGFNDAMKILQTANSVADRSGDRRSKALINLHLGRLFYFAEQRLLAMEYFKAGKDEVENLGDEDILSRASEFIGLYYFLQGIFPEAKRYFETAVSVYETEEWSRSAINPSGPMWLGYCSAFMGQYHEAIGTIDYYRRLALDRSAESLAVTLRSVLGIILLMMNKRREAFFHLSGALQEATVRGNALAKYFAKGGVAYHDYLEGRIHEAKEKIEEVAQEGAPAGLIHQYASPMWIEMIYDLKKQGLVLIAPLDYQNELDSIMRGPNLHLRGVALRLRARDASAGGENDDAIEKDLDRSEAYLKQSGDPIQLAKTRIEMVRLKIRKGEKEKARVLAQKAWKGFSGYGDVYYPDDLRHLLVIKSDMAISIEQHDRILESYMEMIQGLEPGADLDEILHRVVVASNRFFGAERGGIFWFGSSPSMNDPVLRGPYNLSPKDVKNEDFRQSLSLVFKAYWENMPQIVRVENSEFLSNCPKAILCVPLKISGRVQAVLYLSNSLDRHCFDHFERSQITQMFLRLTTYVENHYRQRQRLEQKISTRLDQLSHTDSQDILAESPVMLRLLEQVDRIAVSGTTTLILGETGVGKELLAHRLHKKSLRHDQPFVIIELTSIPESLMESELFGHEKGAFTGADSQKIGRMELAHRGTLFLDEIGEIPPSVQVKLLRVLQDGKIFRVGGTKAIESDFRLIAATNRTLTEEISSGRFREDLYYRLNVMSMTIPPLRQRKEDILLLARYFLNKYAAKYSHHRIDLSADDRRKLTAYDWPGNVRELKNVIERAVILWTGGPLSLDIPLSRKSSKGNIYDDLPTLDEMQRRYIRHILEITGGKIGGPGGAAERLGIKRTTLNHRMKTLGLHKHLE
- a CDS encoding thiolase family protein, which produces MRNVYIIGTGMNKFGHYPEGAVRSMAEDVVGMALKDAGLGKKDIQAGFFSNTFWGMFDNQHSIRGQVVFRSIGIDKIPVTNVENACAGASTALHLACTGIMADMYDVAIAVGSEKITNPDKLKSLSAYAFCMDVGNFEQHIKMIMDIGKSFRIEIPEDKSAPGKGRSIFMDAYATGARWHMDRFGTTQRQFAVVASKNHFHSSLNPLAQYQIPMTVEEVMADVPVAYPLTRSMCAPVGDGAAAAIVCSERFLKKLAGARPVKIRASVLGQGSNRDLDGEDIGERLSRQAYALAGLGPDDIDVAELHDATAYGELHQTEAMGFCPIGQGGPYAESGETTLGGKKPINPSGGLESRGHPIGASGLAQIHELVLQLREDAGKRQVEGARLALAENGGGNIGVEEAAMCIHILEKT
- a CDS encoding long-chain-fatty-acid--CoA ligase, giving the protein MIDTMQTSQYLAINTLRKHRDRIFTDREGLTLHYSDIEKASNRVANGIRACGYGPGDRIAVVMPNSVHYAVADFGIYKSGAALVPMNMMISPDDIAFVLKDAGVRMIFVDASHAEKIRSMQSSLPQLKDIIVVDGPAGDGMLGWEDFKAKYPDTAVSTTAGEDHDALIIYTGGTTGKSKGVVHNQKSLYFDILAHVVELPFVPDDKVLIVTPMSHATGWLLFAGCVRGTSFAIEKSFDLVRLLEIIEKEKITMMMMVPTIIYIFLDIMKAKPSDVSSLRVLGYGAAPISDARLAEAIKVFGPIFYQKYGLVECPNMITTLSVADHIKALEKPAILQSCGRPDVMVSLRIVDEAGQEVPVGQVGEIIVKAPYVMNSYLNQPELTAETLKDGWLHTGDMGRVDEEGYVYILDRKKDMIISGGMNVFPAEVEDLIRKHPKVKEVSVIGIPDDYWGEAVTACIVPDGEATEDEIKAFCKGKVAKYAQPKKVVFMDVLPKTILGKIDKKVLREPYWEGKARRV